In Longimicrobium sp., a genomic segment contains:
- a CDS encoding enoyl-CoA hydratase/isomerase family protein → MVSIALIRGRARGIGSEIALACDMRFASIERAILGQPEVGVGLVPGGGAMERLPLLAGRARALEIVLGADDFDAVTAERYGWINRALPDARLDAFVTGLAERLASFDKQALAEAKRIINRHALPDADDLNATRSTFQGAFAWPGAKVRAMKLMELGIGTRSDLEMRFGDHLPGLAQEQAAPVG, encoded by the coding sequence GTGGTCAGCATCGCGCTGATCCGTGGCCGGGCGCGCGGCATCGGGAGCGAGATCGCCCTCGCCTGCGACATGCGCTTCGCCAGCATCGAACGGGCAATTCTCGGACAGCCGGAGGTGGGCGTCGGCCTGGTTCCCGGGGGCGGCGCGATGGAACGCCTCCCCTTGCTGGCCGGACGCGCCCGGGCCCTCGAGATCGTGCTGGGCGCCGATGATTTCGACGCGGTGACCGCCGAGCGCTACGGCTGGATCAACCGCGCCCTGCCGGATGCCCGGTTGGACGCCTTCGTGACGGGTCTGGCCGAGCGCCTGGCTTCGTTCGACAAGCAGGCGCTGGCAGAGGCGAAGCGGATCATCAACCGCCACGCCCTCCCCGACGCCGACGACCTGAACGCGACGAGGTCGACGTTCCAGGGTGCCTTCGCCTGGCCGGGAGCAAAGGTCAGAGCGATGAAGCTGATGGAACTGGGGATCGGCACGCGCAGCGACCTGGAGATGCGCTTCGGCGACCACTTACCCGGGCTGGCGCAGGAGCAGGCAGCGCCGGTCGGGTGA
- a CDS encoding alpha/beta hydrolase — MRIIQAGTALLLATLAGSAASHAQQSAPAPAAGADKPTIVLVHGAFADASGWLPVITLLQQRGYRVIAVENALASLAGDVETTKRVIDAQAGPVVVVGHSYGGAVISAAAAGNPHVRALVYIAAFAPEAGEPLAAFLQQYPSDLGTASAPDAAGFVYIDPAKYHDVFAADLPLAQTRAMAVAQKPIAGAIFGQSSPTAAWKTIPSWYVLTLQDHAINPQLERFYANRMHARVTEIRSSHVPFLSHPREVANLIVQAATGGGR, encoded by the coding sequence ATGCGCATCATCCAGGCTGGAACGGCCCTGCTGCTGGCGACGCTGGCCGGCTCGGCCGCGTCCCACGCCCAGCAGTCCGCGCCGGCGCCCGCCGCGGGCGCGGACAAGCCGACGATCGTGCTGGTGCACGGCGCCTTCGCCGACGCGTCCGGGTGGCTGCCCGTCATCACGCTCCTGCAGCAGCGCGGCTACCGCGTGATCGCGGTCGAGAACGCGCTGGCGTCGCTGGCCGGCGACGTGGAGACGACGAAACGGGTGATCGATGCCCAGGCCGGCCCGGTCGTGGTGGTGGGCCACAGCTACGGCGGCGCCGTGATCTCCGCCGCCGCGGCGGGGAACCCGCACGTCCGCGCGCTGGTGTACATCGCCGCCTTCGCGCCCGAGGCCGGCGAGCCGTTGGCCGCGTTCCTCCAGCAGTACCCGTCCGACCTGGGCACGGCATCGGCGCCCGACGCCGCCGGCTTCGTGTACATCGACCCGGCGAAGTACCACGACGTGTTCGCGGCCGACCTCCCGCTCGCGCAGACACGGGCGATGGCGGTCGCGCAGAAGCCCATCGCCGGCGCCATCTTCGGGCAGTCGTCTCCCACGGCGGCGTGGAAGACGATCCCGAGCTGGTACGTGCTCACGCTGCAGGACCACGCGATCAACCCGCAGCTGGAGCGGTTCTACGCGAACCGCATGCACGCCCGGGTCACCGAGATCCGCTCGAGCCACGTGCCGTTCCTCTCGCACCCGCGCGAGGTCGCGAACCTGATCGTCCAGGCCGCGACGGGCGGAGGCCGGTGA
- a CDS encoding cupin domain-containing protein yields the protein MAALIAGSGLALQGAPAQQEGVRRTDLQRHDLSVPGREVVQVRVDFAPGVVAPRHSHPGEEIVYAIEGRLEYRLDGRPPVTLGAGDVLFIPSGAIHAVTNVGSGNAAELATYVVEKGKPLLVPAR from the coding sequence GTGGCGGCGCTGATCGCCGGAAGCGGGCTGGCGCTGCAGGGGGCGCCGGCGCAGCAGGAGGGCGTCCGGCGCACCGACCTCCAGCGCCACGATCTGAGCGTTCCCGGGCGCGAGGTCGTGCAGGTGCGCGTCGATTTCGCCCCCGGGGTGGTGGCACCCAGGCACAGCCATCCGGGCGAGGAGATCGTCTATGCGATCGAAGGCCGGCTTGAGTATCGGCTCGATGGCAGGCCGCCGGTGACGCTCGGCGCGGGCGACGTCCTGTTTATCCCGTCCGGGGCGATCCACGCGGTGACGAACGTCGGCAGCGGCAACGCGGCGGAGCTCGCGACCTATGTCGTCGAGAAAGGAAAGCCGCTCCTCGTGCCGGCCAGGTGA
- a CDS encoding epoxide hydrolase: MTDVVKLDTPLTVSEVTDPAIRPFRVNIPDAELADLRRRVAATRWPEREQVSDSSQGVQLATMQALARYWASGYDWRRAEARLNALPQFITEVDGLDIHFIHARSNHENALPIIITHGWPGSVIEQLKVVEPLTDPTAHGGSAADAFHVVIPSLPGYGFSGKPPATGWSPPRIARAWATLMQRLGYTRYVAQGGDWGNAVTERMAVQEPPGLLGIHTNMPATVPADISRAMAFNQPPPADLTPEERHAWDQLDFFYKNGLGYANEMSNRPQTLYGIVDSPVGLAAWMIDHDARSQELIARVFAGGTEGLTRDDVLDNVTLYWVTNTALSSARLYWDNAHPATGGFFDPRGIRIPVAVSVFPDELYAAPRSWAERAYPRLIHYNRLPKGGHFAAWEQPAFFVGEMRAAFRSLR, encoded by the coding sequence ATGACCGACGTCGTGAAGCTGGACACACCGCTGACGGTCAGCGAGGTGACCGATCCCGCCATTCGTCCGTTCCGCGTGAACATCCCGGACGCGGAGCTCGCCGACCTGCGCAGGCGCGTCGCCGCGACGAGGTGGCCCGAACGGGAACAGGTCAGCGACTCGTCCCAGGGCGTGCAGCTGGCGACGATGCAGGCGCTCGCGCGCTACTGGGCGAGCGGCTACGACTGGCGCAGGGCCGAGGCGAGGCTGAACGCCCTGCCGCAGTTCATCACGGAGGTCGACGGGCTGGACATCCACTTCATCCACGCCCGGTCGAACCACGAGAACGCGCTCCCGATCATCATCACGCACGGATGGCCCGGGTCGGTCATCGAGCAGCTGAAGGTGGTCGAGCCGCTGACCGATCCCACGGCGCACGGGGGGAGCGCGGCGGACGCGTTCCACGTCGTGATCCCGTCGCTGCCGGGCTACGGCTTCTCGGGGAAGCCGCCGGCAACCGGGTGGAGCCCGCCGCGCATCGCCCGCGCGTGGGCCACGCTGATGCAGCGCCTGGGCTACACGCGGTACGTGGCGCAGGGCGGCGACTGGGGGAATGCCGTCACGGAGCGGATGGCCGTGCAGGAGCCGCCGGGGCTGCTCGGCATCCACACCAACATGCCGGCCACGGTCCCGGCCGACATCTCCAGGGCGATGGCGTTCAACCAGCCGCCGCCCGCCGATCTCACCCCCGAAGAGCGCCACGCGTGGGACCAGCTGGACTTCTTCTACAAGAACGGGCTGGGCTACGCCAACGAGATGTCCAACCGCCCGCAGACGCTGTACGGGATCGTCGACTCGCCGGTCGGACTGGCGGCGTGGATGATCGACCACGACGCGCGCAGCCAGGAGTTGATCGCCCGCGTCTTCGCCGGAGGGACGGAGGGGCTGACGAGGGACGACGTCCTCGACAACGTCACGCTCTACTGGGTGACGAACACCGCGCTCTCCTCGGCGCGCCTCTACTGGGACAACGCACACCCCGCGACGGGAGGCTTCTTCGACCCGAGGGGGATCAGGATCCCGGTGGCGGTGAGCGTCTTCCCCGACGAGCTCTACGCGGCGCCGCGCAGCTGGGCGGAGCGGGCGTATCCCCGGCTCATCCACTACAACCGGCTCCCGAAGGGCGGCCACTTCGCCGCGTGGGAGCAGCCGGCCTTCTTCGTGGGCGAGATGCGGGCGGCGTTCCGGTCGCTGCGCTGA
- a CDS encoding alpha/beta fold hydrolase, translated as MPEPPAFTRRRFLAAAAATAPGLLALSRRVDAMTDTVKLDTPLTVSEVTDPEIRPFHFNVPEAELTELRRRIAATRWPERETVADTSQGVQSATMQALARYWGTEYDWRKVEARLNALPQFITNIDGLDIHFIHVRSQHPNALPLVVNHGWPGSIIEQLKIIDPLTNPTAYGAGAADAFDVVIPSMPGYGFSGKPASTGWGPERMARAWAELMRRLGYTRYVAQGGDWGAFVVDYMGVQSPAGLLAIHTNMPGVVPADVDKASLAGEPPPSGLSAEEQRAYEQLIFTYKHIAIYQLMASRPQTLYGLADSPVGLAAYLLDHGDGDGQPAAAVLTALNRTTSATGELTRDEILDNITLYWLTNTAVSASRLYWEYKGGFFNVKGVKIPAAVTVFPGEQYQAPRSWAERAYPRLIYYNQVDRGGHFAAWEQPRLFAAELRAAFRQLR; from the coding sequence ATGCCAGAGCCGCCCGCTTTCACCCGCCGCCGCTTCCTGGCCGCCGCGGCCGCGACCGCGCCCGGCCTTCTCGCCCTTTCCAGGAGGGTTGACGCCATGACCGACACCGTGAAGCTGGACACACCGCTGACGGTCAGCGAGGTGACCGATCCCGAGATTCGTCCGTTTCACTTCAATGTGCCGGAAGCGGAGCTCACCGAGTTGCGCAGACGTATCGCCGCGACTCGGTGGCCCGAACGGGAAACGGTTGCCGACACGTCGCAGGGCGTGCAGTCGGCGACCATGCAGGCACTCGCGCGCTACTGGGGAACGGAGTACGACTGGCGCAAGGTCGAGGCAAGACTGAACGCCCTCCCGCAATTCATCACCAACATCGATGGCCTCGACATCCATTTCATCCACGTACGCTCGCAGCACCCGAACGCGTTGCCCCTCGTCGTCAACCACGGATGGCCGGGCTCGATCATCGAGCAGCTGAAGATCATCGACCCGCTGACCAATCCCACGGCCTACGGCGCCGGCGCGGCGGACGCGTTCGATGTGGTGATTCCGTCCATGCCGGGCTACGGGTTTTCCGGCAAGCCGGCGAGCACCGGCTGGGGCCCCGAGCGTATGGCCAGAGCCTGGGCGGAGCTGATGAGGCGCCTCGGCTACACGCGCTACGTGGCCCAGGGCGGTGACTGGGGCGCGTTCGTCGTCGACTACATGGGCGTGCAGTCACCGGCGGGGTTGCTCGCCATCCACACCAACATGCCAGGCGTGGTTCCGGCCGATGTCGACAAGGCGAGCCTGGCCGGCGAGCCGCCCCCGTCCGGTCTGTCAGCGGAGGAACAACGCGCCTACGAGCAGCTCATCTTTACGTACAAGCACATCGCAATTTATCAGCTGATGGCAAGTCGGCCTCAGACCTTGTACGGACTTGCCGATTCACCCGTCGGCTTGGCTGCCTATCTGCTGGACCATGGTGACGGTGACGGCCAGCCCGCGGCCGCGGTGCTCACCGCGCTGAACCGGACCACGAGCGCCACCGGCGAACTGACGCGCGACGAGATCCTCGACAACATCACGCTGTATTGGCTGACGAACACGGCGGTTTCCGCGTCTCGTCTCTATTGGGAATACAAGGGCGGTTTTTTCAACGTCAAAGGCGTCAAGATCCCCGCGGCCGTGACCGTCTTTCCTGGCGAGCAGTACCAAGCCCCGCGGAGCTGGGCGGAGCGGGCGTATCCCAGGCTGATCTACTACAACCAGGTCGACCGAGGAGGCCACTTCGCGGCGTGGGAACAGCCGCGGCTGTTCGCGGCGGAGCTGCGCGCGGCGTTCAGGCAACTACGCTGA